A single Watersipora subatra chromosome 7, tzWatSuba1.1, whole genome shotgun sequence DNA region contains:
- the LOC137399730 gene encoding multidrug resistance-associated protein 1-like yields MGKGTWTRDMPSRREQFKVCAGALVDVYRRYGQYSSGLLWIYWLLSMLCSGLRAYIYWKRWLFDEREEARTLAILYSSIFLLVIGAFILSSISDASACILETYKDISPEVTASFPSYMTFYWMQPLMATGHRKKREGSGIEREDLYQLSAPDRVNSYYPQFEKDLHDKIHRYHLSHREVRRLTADDDLRMPINDSEPLVTVSTDSNTTFKTASLIAVLGKHFLPLLSLSWTLSLVTRLQLLISPLLQFLLITHVESQRTDNPEPLWKGILYCFCFFLFSSFGTLVFNAMFTLYMKCRTRVRATLIAAVYKKALRLSADARQKSSTGEIVNLMSVDAQRIAHFVYEGWVFIVVPIQICIVIYMLHRLMGNSIFAGVAILLVAAPVSFAIGILQRKIRVKTMKIKDERIKLLKEVLSSIKVIKLYAWEPSFQRKVTLLRKSEVLRQRTLNIIRAIQNSLYNIVPVLVRMK; encoded by the exons ATGGGCAAGGGAACCTGGACTAGAGACATGCCTAGTCGGCGAGAGCagtttaag GTGTGTGCAGGTGCTTTGGTTGACGTCTATAGAAGATATGGACAATATTCTAGCGGTCTACTGTGGATTTACTGGCTTCTCTCGATGCTTTGTTCTGGACTTCGAGCATATATCTACTGGAAGAGATGgttattt GATGAACGGGAAGAGGCTAGGACATTAGCCATTCTCTACTCTTCAATTTTTCTCCTTGTCATCGGAGCATTCATTCTCTCTTCCATAAGTGATGCATCAGCATGCATTCTGGAAACTTACAAG GACATATCTCCAGAGGTGACAGCATCCTTTCCTTCCTACATGACCTTCTACTGGATGCAGCCATTAATGGCCACTGGTCACAGGAAAAAACGAGAAGGTTCAGGAATAGAGAGGGAAGATCTCTACCAACTCTCAGCACCTGACAGGGTTAACAGCTACTACCCTCAATTTGAGAAGGACCTCCATGATAAGATACACCGATACCACCTAAG TCATCGAGAGGTCAGACGTCTCACAGCTGATGATGATTTACGGATGCCTATCAACGATTCCGAACCTCTGGTAACTGTCTCCACTGACAGTAACACTACCTTCAAAACTGCTTCTCTGATAGCTGTTCTGGGGAAACACTTTCTACCTTTATTATCTTTG AGCTGGACTCTGAGTCTGGTTACGAGACTACAATTACTCATTAGCCCACTTCTTCAATT tttgcttaTCACTCATGTGGAAAGTCAGCGAACAGACAACCCTGAACCTCTCTGGAAAGGAATCCTTTACTGTTTCTGTTTCTTCCTATTTTCGTCCTTCGGCACCCTCGTCTTTAATGCCATGTTCACCTTATATATGAAATGCAGAACGAGAGTTAGAGCTACACTCATTGCAGCAgtttataaaaag GCACTTAGACTGAGCGCAGATGCCCGACAGAAGTCGAGTACAGGAGAGATAGTCAACCTAATGTCTGTTGATGCGCAAAGGATTGCCCACTTTGTATA TGAAGGTTGGGTGTTCATCGTTGTTCCCATTCAGATctgtattgttatatatatgctTCATCGGCTGATGGGCAACAGCATTTTTGCTGGAGTTGCAATACTGCTTGTGGCAGCACCAGTTTCATTTGCTATCGGAATCCTTCAGAGGAAGATCAGGGTAAAAACTATGAAAATCAAAGATGAACGAATAAAGTTGCTTAAAGAGGTGCTTTCATCTATCAAG GTTATTAAGCTGTATGCCTGGGAGCCATCATTCCAGAGGAAAGTTACTTTGTTGAGGAAAAGTGAAGTTTTGCGACAAAGAACTTTGAATATTATCAGGGCTATCCAGAATTCTCTTTATAATATTGTACCTGTTCTGGTACGTATGAAGTAA
- the LOC137399729 gene encoding chloride intracellular channel protein 6-like — translation MTVTLYNFVKWWSSADEYSGREHETIDTIFYPLAIFTKCLDSAYSLDSANSLDSANSLDSAYSLDSAYSLDSAYSLDSAYSLDSAYSLDSAYSLDSAYSLDSAYSLDSAYSLDSAYSLDSAYSLDSANSLDAAYSLDSAYSLDSAYSLDSAYSLDSGTCILKF, via the exons ATGACAGTGACTCtatataattttgtaaaatggTGGTCATCAGCTGACGAATATTCAGGCCGTGAACATGAAACAATTGACACCA TCTTCTATCCGTTGGCCATTTTCACCAAATGTTTGGACTCTGCCTACTCTTTGGACTCTGCCAACTCTTTGGACTCTGCCAACTCTTTGGACTCTGCCTACTCTTTGGACTCTGCCTACTCTTTGGACTCTGCCTACTCTTTGGACTCTGCCTACTCTTTGGACTCTGCCTACTCTTTGGACTCTGCCTACTCTTTGGACTCTGCCTACTCTTTGGACTCTGCCTACTCTTTGGACTCTGCCTACTCTTTGGACTCTGCCTACTCTTTGGACTCTGCCTACTCTTTGGACTCTGCCAACTCTTTGGACGCTGCCTACTCTTTGGACTCTGCCTACTCTTTGGACTCTGCCTACTCTTTGGACTCTGCCTACTCTTTGGACTCTGGGACAtgcattttaaagttttaa